The following coding sequences lie in one Cryptococcus neoformans var. neoformans B-3501A chromosome 2, whole genome shotgun sequence genomic window:
- a CDS encoding 40S ribosomal protein S16 (Match to ESTs gb|CF189318.1|CF189318, gb|CF192216.1|CF192216; HMMPfam hit to Ribosomal_S9, Ribosomal protein S9/S16, score: 225.2, E(): 1.2e-64), with translation MSSVQTFGKKKTATAVAHVTPGRGLIRLNGSPISLVEPVVLRYKVYEPVLVVGPERFANMDIRLRVKGGGHVSQLYALRQAIAKGVVAFYAKNEDAASAIELKKALVAYDRTLLVADPRRMEPKKFGGRGARARRQKSYR, from the exons ATGTCCTCCGTGCAGACATTCGGCAAAAAGAAG ACTGCCACGGCTGTGGCTCACGTCACTCCTGGCCGAGGCCTCATCCGACTTAACGGGTCCCCCATCTCCCTCGTCGAACC TGTCGTTCTCCGATACAAGGTCTACGAGCCCGTCCTCGTCGTTGGCCCCGAGAGGTTCGCCAACATGGACATCCGTCTCCGTGTCAAGGGTGGTGGTCACGTCTCTCAGCTCTACGCTCTCCGACAGGCTATCGCCAAGGGTGTCGTTGC CTTCTACGCCAAGAACGAGGATGCTGCCTCTGCTATcgagttgaagaaggctcTTGTTGCCTACGACCGAACTCTCCTCGTCGCCGACCCCAGGCGGATGGAGCCCAAGAAGTTCGGTGGTCGCGGTGCCCGTGCCAGGAGGCAAAAG TCTTACCGATAA
- a CDS encoding hypothetical protein (HMMPfam hit to Ribosomal_L4, Ribosomal protein L4/L1 family, score: 30.5, E(): 7.7e-08): MKRAARLVPAVSQPLRPSPRLAYILRPTPGPSSSPLALHAVRFASTAVPPAAAQPLESPQDVPPNISFEGLADEADGEIERALAESDANLATWFPTLSGRHEPILLPVSSLASSTPTLPSGSNVVIALPPDVFAQPIRRDILHRCVVWYLSQLRSGTKSTKSRSTVAYSGRKLIPQKGTGKARAGDASSGTRRGGAPIHPIFPKNWAQALPRKVRELGMRVALSSKLKAGLLRVVPNLNEAGWKGTNEAKRALADALTFPEVEDSEMQATKTNTEPVAQDAVQAVEKVNELEGTVPEATSSAIKPGFIPRFGPAKDLSVLFLYSPFKPSDEIADFVRVTRNIPGVEVLSTEEVQVYDILKYRWLVMEGEAVDWFGDDVFGVDGFEGYEDTMGAEAVDVAKEEALKA, from the exons ATGAAGAGAGCAGCCCGCCTCGTCCCCGCCGTCTCCCAG CCCCTCCGCCCGTCCCCCCGGTTAGCGTACATCCTCAGGCCCACCCCCGGCCCCAGCTCGTCccccctcgccctccaTGCCGTCCGGTtcgcctccaccgccgttccccccgccgccgcccaACCTCTAGAATCTCCCCAAGACGTGCCCCCCAATATCAGCTTTGAAGGCCTGGCGGATGAGGCCGACGGAGAGATCGAGCGGGCACTGGCAGAGAGCGACG CAAACCTTGCCACGTGGTTCCCTACTCTGTCCGGTCGACATGAACCGATCCTTTTGCCGGTCTCCTCCCTTGCGTCCTCTACTCCTACTCTCCCGTCCGGCAGT AACGTTGTCATTGCCCTTCCGCCCGACGTGTTTGCCCAACCTATTCGACGCGATATTCTCCATCGCTGCGTCGTCTGGTACCTCTCTCAACTGCGAAGC GGCACAAAATCTACCAAATCCCGTTCGACCGTCGCCTACTCTGGCCGAAAACTGATCCCTCAGAAAGGAACTGGTAAAGCCCGAGCTGGTGATGCCTCTTCTGGCACCCGACGCGGTGGTGCACCCATCCACCCCATCTTCCCCAAAAACTGGGCCCAAGCTCTTCCCCGTAAAGTCCGAGAACTTGGTATGCGTGTCGCGCTCTCCTCAAAGCTCAAGGCAGGACTGTTAAGGGTCGTTCCCAACTTGAATGAGGCTGGGTGGAAGGGGACAAATGAAGCGAAGAGAGCACTGGCGGACGCGCTCACGTTCCCCGAGGTCGAGGATTCAGAGATGCAAGCGACCAAAACTAATACGGAGCCTGTCGCCCAAGATGCCGTGCAAGCAGTCGAAAAGGTCAATGAGCTTGAGGGAACCGTTCCTGAAGCCACTTCCTCAGCGATTAAACCCGGATTCATTCCCCGATTTGGGCCCGCCAAAGACCTCtccgtcctcttcctctactCTCCCTTCAAGCCTTCTGACGAAATCGCCGACTTTGTTCGCGTCACGCGGAACATTCCTGGGGTCGAGGTGTTGAGCACAGAAGAAGTACAAGTGTACGACATCCTCAAGTACCGGTGGTTGGTTATGGAAGGTGAAGCCGT